One window from the genome of Salvelinus fontinalis isolate EN_2023a chromosome 3, ASM2944872v1, whole genome shotgun sequence encodes:
- the LOC129836246 gene encoding patatin-like phospholipase domain-containing protein 6 isoform X1: MGQSTSEQEGQEHADAPLEEGFNNIKAFVEEELQTSMMMGMVIGAGIAIILIAILIFFMLRRIQLRNLQAQEAPKYRFRKRDKVMFYGRKIMRKVSQSTSSLVGTASSSRPRLKKKQKMLNIAKKILRFKKEVPTLVAKEPPPSVLEADLTEFDVANSHLPSEVLYMLKNVRVLGHFEKPLFLELCKHMVFLQFQQGEYVFRPGQPDSSIYVVQDGKLELCLTGMDGKDGVVKEVYPGDSVHSLLSILDVITGHQKPYRTVSARAAEVSTVLRLPVEAFLSIFEKYPESLVRVVQIIMVRLQRVTVLALHNYLGLTNELFSHEMQLLRLLPLSPHPVPRTSPQRHGKRFGSLTVPVEDREAAVKDAPDPGKDGATVPPTLSRTISMPVDIAGMQKNLRSDFDMAYERGRISVSAEDGNTPPTYTRDQRERRVTVDEVPSGVYLYPEEEGGPDNQFSPGPGPVPGRPSPALFEEALKELLKLMRIEDPALLNGRVTLHHAKAGTVLARQGDQDVSLHFVLSGCLHVYQRMIDKQDAVCLFVTQPGEMVGQLAVLTGEPLIFTIKANRDCTFLKISKSDFYEIMREQPSVVLSAAHTVAIRMSPFVRQMDFAIDWMAVEAGRALYRQDDQSDCTYIVLNGRLRSVIRKANGKKELVGEYGRGDLIGVVEALTRQPRATTVHAVRDTELVKLPEGTLNNIKRRYPQVVTRLIHLLGQKILGNLQQARGPFSGSALGRSSVASSPDVTNPASNLSTVAVLPICDEVPINAFNLELSHALSAIGPTLLLTSDIIRERLGASALDNIHEYRLSGWLAQQEDINRIVLYQTDSSMTPWTQRCIRQADCILIVGLGEQEPALGQLEQMLENTAVRALKQLVLLHKEDGSGPSRTVEWLNMRSWCSGHLHLRCPRRVFSRRSPSKLREVYEKVFEKTADRHSDFSRLARVLTGNSIAVVLGGGGARGCSHVGVIKAMEEAGIPIDIVGGTSIGSFIGALYAEERSAVRTKQRAREWSKAMNSVFKTILDLTYPITSMFTGAAFNTSISKVFQEKQAEDLWLPYFNVTTDITASAMRVHQDGSLWRYVRASASYTPYLPPLCDPKDGHLLVDGCYVNNVPGSLWRYVRASMTLSGYLPPLCDPKDGNLLMDGGYINNLPADIARNMGAKTVIAIDVGSQDETDLCNYGDSLSGWWLLWKRINPWAEKVKVPDMAEIQSRLAYVSCVRQLEVVKKSAYCEYIRPPIDRFKTMDFGKFDEIYDVGYQHGKLLFTGWARGDIIDNMLKDHRSADYNDSKTKTDSYTCPGSDFTDLAEIVSRIEPVQTYVDPDADAAEAGDESDCLTEYEEDGMDTVREVEEEEEEEEEGEQELDDLSPREWGQNGVFQADEEKSVRQRRKAEGDSNTYSELSDC; encoded by the exons ATGGGACAGAGCACCTCGGAACAAGAGGGCCAAGAACATGCAGATGCCCCTCTGGAA GAAGGTTTTAATAACATCAAGGCGTTTGTGGAGGAAGAACTACAGACGAGCATG atgatgGGGATGGTGATTGGTGCGGGCATCGCCATAATCCTCATCGCCATCCTCATCTTCTTCATGCTGCGGAGGATCCAGCTCAGAA ACCTGCAAGCCCAGGAGGCCCCCAAGTATCGATTCCGCAAGAGGGACAAGGTCATGTTCTATGGGCGAAAGATCATGCGCAAG GTGTCCCAGTCCACCTCTTCCCTGGTGGGCACAGCCTCCTCCTCGCGCCCACGACTCAAAAAGAAGCAGAAAATGCTCAACATTGCCAAAAA gatTCTGCGTTTTAAGAAGGAGGTGCCCACCCTGGTAGCTAAGGAGCCTCCTCCCTCAGTGCTGGAGGCCGACCTTACAGAGTTTGACGTGGCCAACTCCCACCTGCCCTCCGAGGTGCTCTACATGCTCAAGAACGTCCG tgTGCTGGGCCACTTTGAGAAGCCTCTGTTCCTGGAGCTGTGTAAGCACATGGTGTTCCTGCAGTTCCAACAGGGAGAGTACGTCTTCAGACCGGGCCAGCCTGACAGCAGCATCTACGTGGTGCAGGACGGAAAACTAGAACTGTGCCTTACTGGaatg GACGGCAAGGACGGTGTGGTGAAGGAGGTGTACCCCGGAGACAGTGTCCACAGCCTCCTCAGCATCCTGGACGTCATCACC GGACACCAGAAGCCGTACAGGACAGTGTCGGCGCGGGCGGCTGAGGTGTCCACCGTACTGCGTCTACCTGTCGAGGCCTTCCTCTCCATCTTCGAGAAGTACCCTGAGAGCCTGGTGCGGGTTGTCCAG ATCATCATGGTTCGTCTCCAAAGAGTAACCGTTCTGGCGCTGCACAACTACCTAGGGCTCACCAACGAGCTCTTTAGCCAC GAGATGCAGCTCCTGCGCCTGCTGCCCCTGTCCCCCCACCCCGTGCCCCGCACCAGCCCCCAGCGCCACGGCAAGCGTTTCGGTAGCCTGACCGTGCCCGTGGAGGACCGCGAGGCCGCCGTGAAGGACGCACCAGATCCTGGGAAGGATGGAGCCACAGTCCCACCAACCCTCAGCAGGACCATCTCCATGCCTGTAGACATCGCCG GCATGCAGAAGAATCTGCGGTCGGATTTCGACATGGCCTACGAGAGAGGACGGATCTCAGTTTCCGCTGAGGACGGCAACACGCCACCCACCTATACACGG GACCAGCGGGAGAGGAGGGTGACCGTAGACGAGGTGCCGTCGGGGGTGTACCTGTAccctgaggaggaggggggtCCGGACAACCAGTTCTCACCAGGACCAGGACCCGTCCCCGGTCGCCCCAGCCCTGCCCTGTTCGAGGAGGCCCTGAAGGAGCTCCTCAAACTCATGAGGATAGAG GACCCCGCTCTGCTGAATGGGAGAGTGACTCTGCACCATGCCAAGGCAGGAACCGTGCTGGCTAGACAAGGAGACCAG gATGTGAGTCTCCACTTCGTCCTGTCCGGCTGTCTCCACGTGTACCAGCGGATGATCGACAAGCAAGATGCGGTGTGTCTGTTTGTCACCCAGCCGGGTGAGATGGTGGGCCAGCTGGCCGTGTTGACTGGAGAACCCCTCATCTTCACCATCAAGGCCAACAGAGACTGCACCTTCCTCAAGATCTCCAAGTCTGACTTCTACGA GATCATGAGAGAACAGCCCAGTGTGGTTCTGAGTGCAGCCCACACCGTAGCCATCCGCATGTCCCCCTTCGTCAGACAGATGGACTTCGCCATAGACTGGATGGCTGTGGAGGCCGGCAGAGCCCTCTATAG GCAGGATGACCAGTCGGACTGCACCTACATAGTTCTGAACGGACGTCTACGTTCTGTTATACGTAAAGCTAACGGGAAGAAGGAGCTGGTAGGAGAGTACGGTCGAGGAGACCTCATAGGAGTG GTTGAGGCTCTGACCCGACAGCCCAGAGCCACTACGGTCCACGCGGTCAGAGACACAGAGCTGGTCAAGCTACCAGAGGGAACGCTCAACAACATCAAGAGGAGGTACCCACAGGTGGTCACCAGGTTGATCCACCTGCTGGGACAGAAAATCCTGGGGAACCTGCAACAGGCCCGCGGACCATTCTCAG gttcTGCCCTCGGCCGGTCCAGCGTAGCGTCCAGCCCTGACGTCACCAACCCGGCCAGTAACCTGTCCACTGTGGCCGTACTGCCCATCTGTGACGAGGTGCCAATCAACGCCTTCAACCTGGAGCTCAGCCACGCCCTCAGCGCCATAG GACCTACCCTGCTGCTGACCAGTGACATCATCAGAGAGCGACTGGGGGCCTCCGCTCTGGATAA TATCCATGAGTAccgtctgtctggctggctggcccagcaggaggacatcaacaggatAGTCCtgtaccagacagacagcagtatgACCCCCTGGACCCAGCGCTGCATCAGACAGGCTGACTGCATCCTCATTGTGGGCCTGGGGGAACAGGAACCTGCACTGGGACAG ttagagCAGATGTTGGAGAACACCGCGGTGAGGGCCCTGAAACAGCTGGTGCTGCTCCATAAAGAGGACGGCTCGGGGCCCTCCAGGACCGTAGAGTGGCTCAACATGAGGAGCTGGTGCTCTGGACACCTCCACCTCCGCTGCCCCCGCCGGGTCTTCTCACGACGCAGCCCCTCAAAACTG agGGAGGTGTATGAGAAGGTGTTTGAGAAGACAGCGGACAGACACAGTGATTTCTCTCGGCTGGCCCGGGTACTGACTGGGAACAGCATCGCTGTGGtgctaggaggaggaggagccag AGGCTGCTCCCACGTGGGAGTGATCAAGGCCATGGAGGAGGCAGGGATTCCCATCGACATCGTGGGCGGGACGTCCATCGGGTCGTTCATCGGGGCGCTATACGCCGAGGAGAGGAGTGCGGTGCGCACCAAGCAGAGAGCCCGCGAGTGGTCCAAG GCGATGAACTCCGTATTCAAAACCATCCTTGACCTGACCTATCCCATCACCTCAATGTTCACCGGCGCCGCCTTCAACACCAGCATCTCCAAAGTGTTCCAGGAAAAGCAGGctgag GACCTGTGGTTGCCCTACTTCAACGTGACTACTGACATCACGGCGTCCGCCATGCGTGTGCACCAAGACG GCTCGCTGTGGCGCTATGTTAGAGCGAGTGCCTCCTACACCCCCTATTTACCTCCCCTCTGCGACCCCAAGGATGGCCACCTGCTTGTGGATGGTTGCTATGTTAACAATGTCCCAG GGTCACTGTGGCGCTATGTGAGGGCGAGCATGACCCTCTCagggtacctgccgcccctctgcgACCCCAAAGATGGCAACTTGCTTATGGACGGGGGCTACATCAACAACCTGCCAG CGGACATCGCGAGGAACATGGGCGCCAAGACTGTCATCGCCATCGACGTAGGTAGCCAGGACGAGACGGACCTCTGTAACTATGGCGACAGCCTGTCGGGCTGGTGGTTGCTGTGGAAACGGATCAACCCCTGGGCAGAGAAAGTGAAG GTTCCAGACATGGCAGAGATCCAGTCCAGGCTGGCCTATGTGTCGTGTGTACGTCAGCTGGAAGTGGTTAAGAAGAGTGCCTACTGCGAGTACATCCGACCACCCATCGACCGCTTCAAGACAATGGACTTCGGCAAGTTTGACGAGATCTAC gATGTGGGCTACCAGCACGGCAAGCTGCTCTTCACCGGATGGGCCCGTGGTGACATCATCGACAACATGCTCAAGGACCACCGCTCGGCAGACTACAACGACAGCAAGACCAAGACGGAC TCCTATACGTGTCCAGGGTCAGACTTCACTGACCTGGCTGAGATAGTGTCCAGGATTGAGCCGGTCCAGACCTACGTCGATCCTGACGCTGATGCTGCTGAGG CGGGGGATGAGTCGGACTGCCTGACGGAGTATGAGGAGGACGGGATGGACACGGTgagagaagtggaggaggaggaagaggaggaggaagagggggaacaGGAACTCGATGACCTCTCCCCCAGAGAGTGGGGCCAGAACGGAGTCTTCCAGGCG GATGAGGAGAAGTCAGTCCGCCAGCGGAGGAAAGCAGAAGGTGACTCCAACACCTACTCCGAGCTCTCCGACTgctga
- the LOC129836246 gene encoding patatin-like phospholipase domain-containing protein 6 isoform X4 — translation MGQSTSEQEGQEHADAPLEEGFNNIKAFVEEELQTSMMMGMVIGAGIAIILIAILIFFMLRRIQLRNLQAQEAPKYRFRKRDKVMFYGRKIMRKVSQSTSSLVGTASSSRPRLKKKQKMLNIAKKILRFKKEVPTLVAKEPPPSVLEADLTEFDVANSHLPSEVLYMLKNVRVLGHFEKPLFLELCKHMVFLQFQQGEYVFRPGQPDSSIYVVQDGKLELCLTGMDGKDGVVKEVYPGDSVHSLLSILDVITGHQKPYRTVSARAAEVSTVLRLPVEAFLSIFEKYPESLVRVVQIIMVRLQRVTVLALHNYLGLTNELFSHEMQLLRLLPLSPHPVPRTSPQRHGKRFGSLTVPVEDREAAVKDAPDPGKDGATVPPTLSRTISMPVDIAGMQKNLRSDFDMAYERGRISVSAEDGNTPPTYTRDQRERRVTVDEVPSGVYLYPEEEGGPDNQFSPGPGPVPGRPSPALFEEALKELLKLMRIEDPALLNGRVTLHHAKAGTVLARQGDQDVSLHFVLSGCLHVYQRMIDKQDAVCLFVTQPGEMVGQLAVLTGEPLIFTIKANRDCTFLKISKSDFYEIMREQPSVVLSAAHTVAIRMSPFVRQMDFAIDWMAVEAGRALYRQDDQSDCTYIVLNGRLRSVIRKANGKKELVGEYGRGDLIGVVEALTRQPRATTVHAVRDTELVKLPEGTLNNIKRRYPQVVTRLIHLLGQKILGNLQQARGPFSGSALGRSSVASSPDVTNPASNLSTVAVLPICDEVPINAFNLELSHALSAIGPTLLLTSDIIRERLGASALDNIHEYRLSGWLAQQEDINRIVLYQTDSSMTPWTQRCIRQADCILIVGLGEQEPALGQLEQMLENTAVRALKQLVLLHKEDGSGPSRTVEWLNMRSWCSGHLHLRCPRRVFSRRSPSKLREVYEKVFEKTADRHSDFSRLARVLTGNSIAVVLGGGGARGCSHVGVIKAMEEAGIPIDIVGGTSIGSFIGALYAEERSAVRTKQRAREWSKAMNSVFKTILDLTYPITSMFTGAAFNTSISKVFQEKQAEDLWLPYFNVTTDITASAMRVHQDADIARNMGAKTVIAIDVGSQDETDLCNYGDSLSGWWLLWKRINPWAEKVKVPDMAEIQSRLAYVSCVRQLEVVKKSAYCEYIRPPIDRFKTMDFGKFDEIYDVGYQHGKLLFTGWARGDIIDNMLKDHRSADYNDSKTKTDSYTCPGSDFTDLAEIVSRIEPVQTYVDPDADAAEAGDESDCLTEYEEDGMDTVREVEEEEEEEEEGEQELDDLSPREWGQNGVFQADEEKSVRQRRKAEGDSNTYSELSDC, via the exons ATGGGACAGAGCACCTCGGAACAAGAGGGCCAAGAACATGCAGATGCCCCTCTGGAA GAAGGTTTTAATAACATCAAGGCGTTTGTGGAGGAAGAACTACAGACGAGCATG atgatgGGGATGGTGATTGGTGCGGGCATCGCCATAATCCTCATCGCCATCCTCATCTTCTTCATGCTGCGGAGGATCCAGCTCAGAA ACCTGCAAGCCCAGGAGGCCCCCAAGTATCGATTCCGCAAGAGGGACAAGGTCATGTTCTATGGGCGAAAGATCATGCGCAAG GTGTCCCAGTCCACCTCTTCCCTGGTGGGCACAGCCTCCTCCTCGCGCCCACGACTCAAAAAGAAGCAGAAAATGCTCAACATTGCCAAAAA gatTCTGCGTTTTAAGAAGGAGGTGCCCACCCTGGTAGCTAAGGAGCCTCCTCCCTCAGTGCTGGAGGCCGACCTTACAGAGTTTGACGTGGCCAACTCCCACCTGCCCTCCGAGGTGCTCTACATGCTCAAGAACGTCCG tgTGCTGGGCCACTTTGAGAAGCCTCTGTTCCTGGAGCTGTGTAAGCACATGGTGTTCCTGCAGTTCCAACAGGGAGAGTACGTCTTCAGACCGGGCCAGCCTGACAGCAGCATCTACGTGGTGCAGGACGGAAAACTAGAACTGTGCCTTACTGGaatg GACGGCAAGGACGGTGTGGTGAAGGAGGTGTACCCCGGAGACAGTGTCCACAGCCTCCTCAGCATCCTGGACGTCATCACC GGACACCAGAAGCCGTACAGGACAGTGTCGGCGCGGGCGGCTGAGGTGTCCACCGTACTGCGTCTACCTGTCGAGGCCTTCCTCTCCATCTTCGAGAAGTACCCTGAGAGCCTGGTGCGGGTTGTCCAG ATCATCATGGTTCGTCTCCAAAGAGTAACCGTTCTGGCGCTGCACAACTACCTAGGGCTCACCAACGAGCTCTTTAGCCAC GAGATGCAGCTCCTGCGCCTGCTGCCCCTGTCCCCCCACCCCGTGCCCCGCACCAGCCCCCAGCGCCACGGCAAGCGTTTCGGTAGCCTGACCGTGCCCGTGGAGGACCGCGAGGCCGCCGTGAAGGACGCACCAGATCCTGGGAAGGATGGAGCCACAGTCCCACCAACCCTCAGCAGGACCATCTCCATGCCTGTAGACATCGCCG GCATGCAGAAGAATCTGCGGTCGGATTTCGACATGGCCTACGAGAGAGGACGGATCTCAGTTTCCGCTGAGGACGGCAACACGCCACCCACCTATACACGG GACCAGCGGGAGAGGAGGGTGACCGTAGACGAGGTGCCGTCGGGGGTGTACCTGTAccctgaggaggaggggggtCCGGACAACCAGTTCTCACCAGGACCAGGACCCGTCCCCGGTCGCCCCAGCCCTGCCCTGTTCGAGGAGGCCCTGAAGGAGCTCCTCAAACTCATGAGGATAGAG GACCCCGCTCTGCTGAATGGGAGAGTGACTCTGCACCATGCCAAGGCAGGAACCGTGCTGGCTAGACAAGGAGACCAG gATGTGAGTCTCCACTTCGTCCTGTCCGGCTGTCTCCACGTGTACCAGCGGATGATCGACAAGCAAGATGCGGTGTGTCTGTTTGTCACCCAGCCGGGTGAGATGGTGGGCCAGCTGGCCGTGTTGACTGGAGAACCCCTCATCTTCACCATCAAGGCCAACAGAGACTGCACCTTCCTCAAGATCTCCAAGTCTGACTTCTACGA GATCATGAGAGAACAGCCCAGTGTGGTTCTGAGTGCAGCCCACACCGTAGCCATCCGCATGTCCCCCTTCGTCAGACAGATGGACTTCGCCATAGACTGGATGGCTGTGGAGGCCGGCAGAGCCCTCTATAG GCAGGATGACCAGTCGGACTGCACCTACATAGTTCTGAACGGACGTCTACGTTCTGTTATACGTAAAGCTAACGGGAAGAAGGAGCTGGTAGGAGAGTACGGTCGAGGAGACCTCATAGGAGTG GTTGAGGCTCTGACCCGACAGCCCAGAGCCACTACGGTCCACGCGGTCAGAGACACAGAGCTGGTCAAGCTACCAGAGGGAACGCTCAACAACATCAAGAGGAGGTACCCACAGGTGGTCACCAGGTTGATCCACCTGCTGGGACAGAAAATCCTGGGGAACCTGCAACAGGCCCGCGGACCATTCTCAG gttcTGCCCTCGGCCGGTCCAGCGTAGCGTCCAGCCCTGACGTCACCAACCCGGCCAGTAACCTGTCCACTGTGGCCGTACTGCCCATCTGTGACGAGGTGCCAATCAACGCCTTCAACCTGGAGCTCAGCCACGCCCTCAGCGCCATAG GACCTACCCTGCTGCTGACCAGTGACATCATCAGAGAGCGACTGGGGGCCTCCGCTCTGGATAA TATCCATGAGTAccgtctgtctggctggctggcccagcaggaggacatcaacaggatAGTCCtgtaccagacagacagcagtatgACCCCCTGGACCCAGCGCTGCATCAGACAGGCTGACTGCATCCTCATTGTGGGCCTGGGGGAACAGGAACCTGCACTGGGACAG ttagagCAGATGTTGGAGAACACCGCGGTGAGGGCCCTGAAACAGCTGGTGCTGCTCCATAAAGAGGACGGCTCGGGGCCCTCCAGGACCGTAGAGTGGCTCAACATGAGGAGCTGGTGCTCTGGACACCTCCACCTCCGCTGCCCCCGCCGGGTCTTCTCACGACGCAGCCCCTCAAAACTG agGGAGGTGTATGAGAAGGTGTTTGAGAAGACAGCGGACAGACACAGTGATTTCTCTCGGCTGGCCCGGGTACTGACTGGGAACAGCATCGCTGTGGtgctaggaggaggaggagccag AGGCTGCTCCCACGTGGGAGTGATCAAGGCCATGGAGGAGGCAGGGATTCCCATCGACATCGTGGGCGGGACGTCCATCGGGTCGTTCATCGGGGCGCTATACGCCGAGGAGAGGAGTGCGGTGCGCACCAAGCAGAGAGCCCGCGAGTGGTCCAAG GCGATGAACTCCGTATTCAAAACCATCCTTGACCTGACCTATCCCATCACCTCAATGTTCACCGGCGCCGCCTTCAACACCAGCATCTCCAAAGTGTTCCAGGAAAAGCAGGctgag GACCTGTGGTTGCCCTACTTCAACGTGACTACTGACATCACGGCGTCCGCCATGCGTGTGCACCAAGACG CGGACATCGCGAGGAACATGGGCGCCAAGACTGTCATCGCCATCGACGTAGGTAGCCAGGACGAGACGGACCTCTGTAACTATGGCGACAGCCTGTCGGGCTGGTGGTTGCTGTGGAAACGGATCAACCCCTGGGCAGAGAAAGTGAAG GTTCCAGACATGGCAGAGATCCAGTCCAGGCTGGCCTATGTGTCGTGTGTACGTCAGCTGGAAGTGGTTAAGAAGAGTGCCTACTGCGAGTACATCCGACCACCCATCGACCGCTTCAAGACAATGGACTTCGGCAAGTTTGACGAGATCTAC gATGTGGGCTACCAGCACGGCAAGCTGCTCTTCACCGGATGGGCCCGTGGTGACATCATCGACAACATGCTCAAGGACCACCGCTCGGCAGACTACAACGACAGCAAGACCAAGACGGAC TCCTATACGTGTCCAGGGTCAGACTTCACTGACCTGGCTGAGATAGTGTCCAGGATTGAGCCGGTCCAGACCTACGTCGATCCTGACGCTGATGCTGCTGAGG CGGGGGATGAGTCGGACTGCCTGACGGAGTATGAGGAGGACGGGATGGACACGGTgagagaagtggaggaggaggaagaggaggaggaagagggggaacaGGAACTCGATGACCTCTCCCCCAGAGAGTGGGGCCAGAACGGAGTCTTCCAGGCG GATGAGGAGAAGTCAGTCCGCCAGCGGAGGAAAGCAGAAGGTGACTCCAACACCTACTCCGAGCTCTCCGACTgctga